One genomic segment of Acropora muricata isolate sample 2 unplaced genomic scaffold, ASM3666990v1 scaffold_754, whole genome shotgun sequence includes these proteins:
- the LOC136907822 gene encoding uncharacterized protein — MVSSPGKLLIVGDFNFVVNNGNDGAALNFLDLLNTINLTQRVKVPTHKDNNTLDLIITRKDELTATNFSVHDPVISVHLALHCNLQADKPQNIKKRINYRKFRSINTDDFQHDIVNLALYSSPKTVLAELSDQYHSVLSSILDKHAPLETKTVIQRPVAPWYSEKIATEKTQLRKLERRWRHSGLLTDRQAYVTQCLLLKNLIFTTKMDYYSSLIDDAGSDSKALFRNINHLLHRKPDKLYPSCTSASDLANTFANFFTEKIATIKEQLASRVAFSPTVTLFDTPKLDCKLTTLSPTTVKELSEIIGKTASKSCCLDPLPSRLLVPHLNDVLPVICKMVNLSLEKGSLPPSLKEAVLSPLLKKPSLDHETLANFRPISNLKMVSKIIEKVVAVRLNRYLEENNLNEPLQSAYKQYHSCETALVRVQNDILLSIGKQPCVVLLLLDLSAAFDTVDHGILLQGLSTNFGIKGKALDWFTSYLTDRSQFVQIDLNKEKTELLVLHSRHRSPPAFASLNIGSEVILPSHSARNVGVIFDNTMTMVPHINSPCKSAFYHLRNIARIRKFISIKTTETLFHAFVNSKLDYCNSLAYGLPKYLLQKLQYVQDAAARLITGIRKHDHITPILMELLPVNERIQFKILLSTFKSLNGFAPVYMDEMIQRYVPNRKLRSSSAFLLKQNKWNLKSYAFRTFTVAAPFLWISLPLEVKSSPS; from the exons ATGGTCTCTTCTCCAGGGAAATTGCTAATCGTTGGAGACTTCAATTTCGTAGTTAATAATGGCAACGACGGCGCTGCTCTTAATTTCCTTGATCTTCTCAATACAATTAATTTGACCCAGCGCGTCAAAGTTCCAACACATAAGGATAATAATACTCTTGATCTTATTATTACTCGGAAGGATGAATTGACTGCCACGAATTTCTCCGTCCACGACCCTGTTATCTCCGTTCACCTGGCCCTACATTGCAACTTGCAGGCAGATAAACCGCAAAACATAAAGAAACGAATAAATTACCGAAAGTTTCGGTCCATTAACACTGATGATTTCCAACATGATATTGTCAATTTAGCTCTATACTCTTCGCCGAAAACTGTACTCGCTGAACTGTCTGATCAGTATCATTCGGTGTTATCATCCATTCTTGATAAGCACGCTCCTCTGGAGACTAAGACTGTTATTCAACGTCCTGTGGCTCCCTGGTACAGTGAAAAAATTGCAACCGAAAAGACTCAACTACGCAAACTTGAACGGCGTTGGCGTCATTCTGGTCTTTTAACTGATCGCCAAGCATacgtcacgcaatgccttttacTTAAAAACCTTATCTTCACTACTAAAATGGACTACTATTCTTCGTTAATTGATGATGCTGGGTCAGATTCAAAAGCACTTTTTCGTAATATCAATCACCTTCTTCACAGAAAACCTGATAAACTATATCCGTCATGTACGTCGGCTAGCGATCTTGCTAATACCTTTGCAAACTTTTTCACAGAGAAGATTGCTACCATAAAAGAGCAACTTGCAAGTCGTGTAGCTTTTTCTCCGACTGTAACACTATTTGATACACCTAAACTTGATTGTAAATTGACTACACTCTCACCAACCACCGTTAAAGAATTGTCAGAGATCATTGGCAAGACTGCATCCAAATCATGTTGTCTTGATCCCTTGCCTTCTAGATTGCTTGTTCCTCATCTCAACGATGTCCTGCCTGttatttgcaaaatggtcaatttgtcGCTGGAAAAAGGTTCTCTGCCACCTAGTCTAAAGGAAGCAGTTTTGTCACCGTTATTGAAAAAGCCGTCCCTAGACCATGAGACCCTCGCAAACTTTAGACCAATATCCAATCTTAAAATGGTCTCGAAGATTATTGAAAAAGTGGTCGCCGTACGTTTAAACCGCTaccttgaagaaaataatctcaACGAACCTCTCCAGTCTGCATATAAACAGTATCACAGCTGTGAAACCGCCCTTGTTCGCGTTCAAAATGACATTCTTCTCTCCATAGGTAAGCAACCATGTGTTGTTCTTCTGCTACTTGACCTGTCTGCAGCATTTGATACAGTGGATCATGGGATTTTGCTTCAAGGATTGTCAACTAACTTTGGTATTAAAGGCAAGGCACTGGACTGGTTTACGTCATATTTAACTGACCGCTCTCAATTCGTCCAAATAGAT ctcaataaagaaaaaacggaACTTCTGGTTCTTCATTCCCGACATCGTTCTCCACCTGCTTTTGCATCCCTCAATATAGGATCTGAGGTGATTCTTCCATCACATTCTGCACGAAATGTCGGCGTCATTTTTGACAATACTATGACCATGGTGCCTCACATCAACTCTCCCTGCAAGAGTGCTTTTTATCATTTAAGGAACATTGCACGAATTAGGAAATTTATTTCTATAAAGACTACTGAAACTCTATTTCATGCTTTTGTTAATTCAAAGTTGGACTACTGCAACTCTCTAGCGTATGGCTTGCCTAAATATCTCTTACAAAAGCTTCAGTATGTTCAAGACGCCGCTGCGCGTCTTATTACTGGTATACGTAAACACGACCATATAACCCCTATCCTGATGGAGCTGCTCCCTGTTAATGAACGCATTCAATTTAAGATTCTTCTTTCGACATTTAAATCTCTAAACGGCTTTGCCCCTGTCTACATGGATGAAATGATCCAACGTTATGTACCGAATAGAAAGCTTCGTTCGTCTTCTGCAttccttttaaaacaaaacaaatggaaCCTTAAGTCTTATGCTTTTAGAACTTTTACAGTAGCTGCTCCCTTTTTATGGATCTCCTTACCTTTAGAAGTCAAGTCTTCGCCcagttaa
- the LOC136907854 gene encoding uncharacterized protein, which yields MFSPGMMEKVMADGRVSASSEGVSTEQRDFSSEKDIPDPAIYVSSLKTDELKAELNKRGLKRSGNKSALIDRLRAAIQSNVHGDEPIERRSSNAGLEEREMGGTGSINKLTIEDLASFIEVKGKEVCRFEIDNLKSEASASYANELIISLQNENKELKEKLQELESNHTILKQEANSLREENKSLLTVIRLMHRELQNPNEIKCVSTTSTNLHDQISESVNDNNTYDQADETKEAAHASCQTTETTEHSANQSGTQQPKGKRSVLLIGDSMIKAIGEQRLSRSQFVKKICLGGAKITAIKDQLIPELQHNTYDSVIIHAGPNDLNEYQSGEILKGLTEVAEESIKIRPSIKVLVSGLICQREENAHEKIMHINHTMKAICASRGTLKEQRYPPERRWREDPCLKFYKAGSESEDQSWKTQAKAGPSLVVSTNSEENNSDLVGKLDSIGGLPTFGSSPLNLDLLSELSKHRGFMLAALNITGIPGHIDELRIYMSSKCIDILTVNETRLDHAISSGEVTVSGYVLERKDRNRDGGGVALYVRNTINYERSFDLECDSLERIGI from the coding sequence ATGTTTTCACCGGGGATGATGGAGAAAGTCATGGCGGACGGACGTGTGTCTGCGAGCTCTGAGGGAGTAAGCACCGAACAGCGTGATTTTTCCTCGGAAAAAGATATTCCAGATCCGGCAATATATGTCTCCTCTCTCAAGACGGACGAGTTAAAAGCAGAACTAAACAAGCGTGGACTCAAACGAAGTGGAAATAAAAGCGCATTAATCGATCGACTGCGAGCGGCGATTCAATCTAATGTCCATGGTGATGAGCCGATTGAGAGGAGGAGCTCGAATGCTGGGCTGGAAGAACGTGAAATGGGCGGGACTGGTTCCATTAACAAGCTAACAATTGAAGATTTAGCTTCTTTTATTGAAGTTAAAGGCAAAGAAGTCTGCCGCTTTGAAATTGACAATCTTAAATCGGAAGCGAGCGCGTCTTATGCAAACGAGCTTATCATATCATTACAGAATGAGAACAAAGAACTTAAAGAGAAACTGCAGGAGTTGGAGTCCAACCATACTATTTTGAAACAGGAAGCTAATTCGCTGCGTGAAGAGAACAAGAGCCTTTTAACAGTCATCCGACTAATGCACAGAGAACTTCAAAACCCCAATGAAATAAAGTGTGTTTCTACTACTTCTACTAATTTGCATGACCAAATATCTGAAAGTGTGAATGACAACAACACCTATGATCAAGCTGATGAAACTAAAGAAGCAGCTCATGCCTCTTGtcaaacaactgaaacaactgaacactCAGCTAATCAATCGGGTACTCAACAACCCAAAGGTAAGAGGAGTGTCTTGTTGATTGGTGATTCTATGATTAAAGCGATAGGAGAGCAAAGACTGTCCAGGTCTCAGTTTGTTAAGAAAATATGTTTGGGGGGCGCCAAGATAACTGCTATTAAAGATCAGCTTATTCCGGAGCTGCAGCATAATACTTACGATAGTGTCATAATTCATGCTGGACCGAATGATTTGAATGAGTATCAGTCTGGAGAAATATTAAAGGGTCTAACTGAAGTGGCAGAAGAATCGATTAAAATTAGACCTTCGATCAAGGTGCTGGTTTCGGGGCTAATTTGCCAGAGAGAAGAAAATGCACATGAGAAGATTATGCATATAAATCACACGATGAAAGCCATCTGCGCCTCCAGAGGCACACTTAAAGAACAAAGGTATCCACCTGAACGGAGATGGCGTGAGGATCCTTGCCTCAAATTTTATAAAGCAGGCTCTGAAAGTGAAGATCAAAGCTGGAAAACGCAAGCGAAAGCAGGACCCTCTTTGGTTGTTAGCACAAACTCTGAAGAAAATAATTCGGACCTCGTCGGAAAGTTAGATTCTATAGGGGGCCTCCCCACATTCGGTTCGTCTCCGTTAAATTTAGACCTGTTAAGTGAACTATCCAAACATAGGGGTTTTATGTTAGCTGCCCTTAATATTACTGGTATTCCCGGCCATATTGACGAATTGCGAATTTATATGAGTTCGAAATGTATTGATATTCTTACGGTTAATGAAACTCGTCTCGATCATGCTATATCTAGTGGCGAAGTTACAGTGTCGGGCTATGTTTTAGAGAGAAAAGATAGAAACAGAGATGGAGGGGGTGTCGCCCTCTATGTCCGGAATACTATAAATTATGAGCGTTCATTTGATCTCGAGTGCGATAGCCTCGAGAGGATTGGCATTTAG